The proteins below come from a single Streptomyces sp. MRC013 genomic window:
- a CDS encoding universal stress protein: protein MTQGPTTRAITAGVDGSPESLAAAAWAAREAALRGLPLRLVHAWLWQPLDVPVEREREAEARRARKVLDEAEAEVRRLHPDVPVTSHLVADTPVPALVEAGGSAEMLVVGARGRGALLGFLLGSYGQQVIAASARPVVAVRVPREDGAPAPGGEVVVGQQGGPEESGAVLGFAFEAAAVRGVGVRAVRAWSLPSLYTYSPGSMALADEAGGLEPFERRALADALAPWRERYPDVPVTEHVELGSGGQVLLSVASGAGLMVVGRRARQAPVGPRIGSVAHAVLHHAPSPVAVVPHG, encoded by the coding sequence ATGACGCAGGGCCCGACGACCCGAGCGATCACGGCGGGGGTGGACGGCTCCCCCGAGAGCCTCGCCGCGGCCGCCTGGGCGGCGCGGGAGGCCGCGCTGCGCGGGCTGCCCCTGCGGCTCGTGCACGCCTGGCTGTGGCAGCCCCTCGACGTGCCGGTGGAGCGGGAGCGGGAGGCGGAGGCGCGGCGCGCGCGGAAGGTCCTGGACGAGGCGGAGGCGGAGGTGCGCCGTCTGCACCCGGACGTGCCGGTGACCTCCCACCTGGTGGCGGACACCCCGGTGCCGGCCCTGGTGGAGGCCGGCGGCAGCGCGGAGATGCTGGTGGTCGGAGCGCGCGGGCGCGGGGCGCTCCTCGGGTTCCTGCTCGGCTCCTACGGACAGCAGGTGATCGCCGCGTCCGCCCGCCCGGTGGTGGCGGTGCGCGTCCCGCGGGAGGACGGTGCCCCGGCGCCCGGGGGCGAGGTCGTCGTCGGGCAGCAGGGCGGGCCCGAGGAGAGCGGGGCGGTGCTCGGCTTCGCCTTCGAGGCGGCGGCCGTCCGGGGCGTCGGCGTGCGCGCGGTGCGGGCGTGGAGCCTGCCGTCGCTGTACACGTACAGCCCGGGCTCCATGGCGCTGGCCGACGAGGCGGGCGGCTTGGAGCCGTTCGAGCGCAGGGCACTGGCCGACGCCCTGGCACCGTGGCGGGAGCGGTACCCGGACGTGCCGGTGACCGAGCACGTCGAGCTGGGCAGCGGCGGGCAGGTGCTGCTGTCGGTCGCGTCGGGTGCGGGACTGATGGTGGTCGGCCGCCGGGCGCGGCAGGCGCCGGTGGGGCCGCGGATCGGGTCGGTGGCGCACGCCGTCCTGCACCACGCGCCGTCCCCGGTGGCGGTGGTCCCGCACGGGTGA
- a CDS encoding DUF1876 domain-containing protein, which produces MTRTLEWKVNLDLLEDGDTTEARAVLDTGSSTITGHGSARRNPQDEDVPLIGDELAAGRAMGDLARRLTRLAYKDIGEVGAGMPGEGDWDAPCGWSTPNR; this is translated from the coding sequence ATGACCCGGACGCTGGAGTGGAAGGTCAACCTGGATCTGCTGGAGGACGGGGACACCACCGAGGCGCGCGCCGTCCTCGACACCGGCAGTTCGACGATCACCGGCCACGGTTCCGCCCGGCGCAACCCGCAGGACGAGGACGTCCCGCTGATCGGTGACGAACTCGCCGCCGGCCGTGCGATGGGCGATCTCGCCCGGCGGCTGACGCGTCTCGCGTACAAGGACATCGGCGAAGTGGGCGCGGGGATGCCCGGCGAGGGCGACTGGGACGCCCCGTGCGGCTGGTCGACGCCGAACCGCTGA
- a CDS encoding CBS domain-containing protein, producing MRHRSVADLMTPEAVAVQPGTSFKEIARLLDEYGVTAVPVVDGDERPVGVVSEADLLRRHTSGGQGPSTAEGLMTSPAVVARPEWSAVEAARVMERRRIKRLPVVDASGRLIGVLSRSDLIQLFLRRDRAIQEEILEDVVTRTLGLPPSAVTVDVDDGTVTLSGTLGRRSLVPILVRLCETVDGVVAVDDRLAYEADDTGAARS from the coding sequence ATGAGGCACCGCAGCGTGGCCGATCTGATGACGCCGGAGGCCGTGGCCGTGCAGCCCGGCACCTCCTTCAAGGAGATCGCGCGGCTGCTCGACGAGTACGGCGTCACGGCCGTACCCGTGGTGGACGGGGACGAACGGCCGGTCGGCGTGGTGTCGGAGGCGGACCTGCTGCGCCGGCACACCTCCGGGGGGCAGGGGCCGAGCACCGCCGAGGGGTTGATGACCAGCCCGGCCGTGGTGGCGCGGCCGGAGTGGAGCGCGGTCGAAGCGGCCCGGGTGATGGAGCGCCGCCGCATCAAGCGGCTGCCCGTGGTGGACGCCTCCGGACGGCTCATCGGGGTGCTGAGCCGCAGTGACCTGATCCAGCTCTTCCTCCGTCGCGACCGGGCGATCCAGGAGGAGATCCTGGAGGACGTGGTGACCCGCACGCTGGGACTGCCGCCGTCCGCCGTCACGGTCGACGTGGACGACGGCACGGTGACGCTCAGCGGCACCCTCGGGCGCAGGAGCCTCGTGCCGATCCTGGTGCGGCTGTGCGAGACGGTCGACGGGGTCGTGGCGGTGGACGACCGGCTCGCCTACGAGGCCGACGACACGGGCGCCGCGCGGAGCTGA